In Candidatus Defluviilinea proxima, a single genomic region encodes these proteins:
- the glpX gene encoding class II fructose-bisphosphatase, which produces MGIKNDPTRNLALELARVTEAAALASGRFMGRGDKEAADQAAVNAMRIVLQTVDMNGIIVIGEGEKDNAPMLYNGENVGNGSSPDVDVAVDPIDGTRPLAFGRSNALATVAIAPRGTMFNPGPFVYMNKLAVGPEAKGKINIERPITENLKAIAKAKHKDVEDLTTIVLDRPRHDDVIAEIRKAGARIRSIPDGDVAAALMTAWPDSGVDVLIGIGGTPEGVIAACALRAMGGEIQGKLYARDEDELRRGHEAGYDFDKILTMNDLVSSEDVFFAATGITDGELLKGVRYFGNSASTDSLVVRGMTGTVRQITATHQVDKLRQLSAIKY; this is translated from the coding sequence ATGGGCATCAAGAACGACCCCACTCGAAACCTGGCACTTGAACTTGCACGTGTGACAGAGGCGGCTGCGTTGGCCTCTGGTCGCTTTATGGGGCGCGGAGATAAAGAGGCGGCGGATCAGGCCGCAGTGAATGCGATGCGGATCGTCCTCCAAACCGTGGATATGAATGGGATCATTGTGATCGGGGAGGGGGAGAAGGATAACGCTCCGATGTTGTACAACGGGGAAAATGTAGGAAACGGTTCAAGCCCCGATGTGGATGTTGCGGTGGACCCCATTGACGGGACTCGCCCTTTGGCCTTTGGCCGCTCGAATGCACTGGCAACAGTTGCCATTGCCCCACGTGGGACGATGTTCAACCCCGGTCCATTTGTGTATATGAACAAGCTTGCTGTGGGGCCAGAAGCAAAAGGCAAGATCAATATTGAAAGACCCATTACTGAAAACCTCAAAGCGATAGCGAAAGCCAAACACAAGGACGTGGAAGATTTGACGACCATTGTTCTGGATAGGCCGCGTCATGATGATGTCATTGCTGAGATTCGTAAAGCGGGCGCACGCATTCGCTCGATCCCTGATGGAGATGTAGCCGCGGCATTGATGACCGCCTGGCCTGATTCCGGCGTGGACGTTTTGATCGGTATCGGTGGCACGCCCGAAGGTGTCATTGCCGCTTGTGCATTGCGCGCCATGGGTGGTGAGATACAGGGAAAGTTATATGCGCGCGATGAAGATGAATTGCGACGTGGTCACGAAGCAGGGTATGACTTTGATAAGATCCTCACAATGAATGACCTTGTGTCATCGGAGGATGTCTTCTTTGCGGCAACAGGTATCACCGATGGTGAATTGCTGAAAGGCGTTCGTTATTTCGGTAATAGTGCCAGCACGGACTCACTTGTGGTGCGCGGCATGACGGGCACTGTGAGGCAGATCACTGCCACACATCAA
- a CDS encoding phosphatidate cytidylyltransferase encodes MPRRIMTALAMGVVGLPAIIYGGVFYYLLMGTFLVGGAWEYVRLYRAVKHEPNEMVTVGGVLVLVTARFFFADVAIPIFVGLILLAMTVHLIAFERGRDQAALDFGITVAGIVYIGWLGSYLLDLRLLINNELGLWWLMLILPLVWAADTGGYSIGSVYGKHKMAPRLSPKKSWEGYFAGIFTSVIVGAFFAYAFSSMQTGPQPLHGLINPLQGALLGLAIGALAPLGDLGESMLKRQSGMKDSSNIFPGHGGFLDRIDSWIWGVAIGYFLIQYLIL; translated from the coding sequence ATGCCTAGGCGTATCATGACCGCTTTGGCGATGGGTGTTGTGGGGTTGCCCGCGATCATTTACGGCGGGGTGTTTTACTATTTGCTGATGGGGACATTTTTGGTCGGCGGGGCGTGGGAATACGTCCGCTTGTACCGGGCGGTTAAACACGAACCAAATGAAATGGTCACCGTTGGAGGCGTGCTTGTGCTAGTCACTGCACGCTTCTTTTTTGCCGATGTCGCGATTCCCATCTTTGTCGGTTTGATCCTTCTGGCAATGACAGTCCACCTCATTGCCTTTGAGCGCGGACGCGATCAAGCCGCCCTTGATTTTGGTATCACGGTGGCGGGTATTGTGTATATCGGCTGGCTCGGCTCGTACTTGCTGGACCTGCGTTTGCTTATCAACAATGAATTAGGCTTGTGGTGGCTTATGCTTATCCTACCGCTTGTGTGGGCGGCGGATACGGGCGGATATTCAATCGGTTCGGTCTATGGCAAACATAAGATGGCGCCGCGTCTCAGCCCCAAGAAAAGCTGGGAAGGATACTTCGCGGGCATCTTTACATCTGTGATCGTTGGTGCGTTCTTTGCGTATGCTTTTTCTTCGATGCAAACGGGACCGCAACCTTTACATGGATTGATCAACCCTTTGCAGGGAGCCTTGCTAGGACTTGCCATCGGCGCGCTGGCGCCATTGGGCGATCTTGGTGAGAGTATGTTGAAACGTCAGAGTGGAATGAAAGACTCGAGTAATATTTTCCCCGGGCACGGCGGTTTTCTTGACCGCATCGACTCGTGGATATGGGGAGTGGCAATCGGTTATTTTCTGATCCAATATCTCATCCTGTAA
- a CDS encoding isoprenyl transferase, with product MPTSSNTIPADKLPRHVAMIMDGNGRWALSRGLPRLAGHKAGTENLRRVISSTVEFGVKYLTIYAFSTENWGRPMEEVRGLMSILEDVIDKELAELSKEGVQLRHIGRLERLAPKLQKKVLSAIESTKNNDRLILNIAFNYGGRDEIVNAIQKIINDGIPAENVTDELVNNYLYTAGVPDPDLIIRTSGELRVSNFLIWQAAYSEWYVTPTYWPDFDKEEYRRALETFAQRDRRYGKVSSNEYEASNA from the coding sequence ATGCCAACCTCCTCCAATACCATTCCCGCAGATAAGCTTCCACGCCACGTTGCCATGATTATGGATGGCAACGGGCGTTGGGCGCTTTCACGCGGCCTGCCTCGTCTGGCAGGTCATAAAGCCGGTACAGAGAACCTGCGCCGTGTTATTAGCTCAACTGTAGAGTTCGGGGTCAAGTACCTCACCATTTATGCCTTTTCCACTGAGAATTGGGGACGCCCCATGGAAGAGGTGCGCGGACTTATGTCTATTCTTGAAGATGTGATCGACAAGGAACTGGCTGAGTTGAGCAAAGAAGGCGTGCAGTTACGTCATATCGGCCGTTTGGAGCGCCTGGCTCCCAAGCTTCAAAAGAAGGTGCTCTCTGCGATAGAGTCGACAAAGAACAACGACCGCTTAATCTTGAATATTGCGTTCAACTATGGCGGGCGCGATGAGATCGTCAATGCCATTCAGAAGATCATCAACGATGGTATTCCTGCCGAGAACGTGACCGATGAGCTGGTAAATAATTATCTGTACACTGCGGGCGTGCCTGACCCCGATCTCATTATTCGTACATCGGGCGAGTTGCGGGTGAGCAACTTCCTCATCTGGCAGGCCGCTTATTCAGAATGGTACGTGACACCTACGTATTGGCCAGACTTTGACAAGGAAGAATATCGCCGTGCGCTGGAAACCTTTGCCCAACGTGACCGCCGGTATGGAAAAGTCTCATCGAATGAGTATGAGGCTTCGAATGCCTAG
- the frr gene encoding ribosome recycling factor produces MKDLLNDAESRMKGALSALNNDLAAIRTGRASPTLVERLMVEYYGTPTALQQLASISVPEPRSLMIKPFDASTIKTIEKAIQSSDLGLNPNNDGKVIHLNLPPLTEERRRDLVKQMHHRLEEARIAVRNIRRDVHNDMREFEKEKLVSEDDLERGEEALQKLTDKYVEEVAEHGKKKEAEIMEV; encoded by the coding sequence ATAAAAGATTTGCTCAACGATGCTGAATCCAGAATGAAAGGGGCGCTTTCTGCATTAAATAATGATCTGGCGGCCATTCGCACTGGGCGCGCCAGCCCCACCTTGGTTGAACGATTGATGGTTGAATATTATGGGACGCCCACGGCCCTGCAACAACTGGCTTCGATCAGCGTTCCTGAACCGCGTTCGTTGATGATCAAACCGTTCGATGCCTCCACGATCAAGACGATCGAAAAAGCGATTCAATCCTCGGACTTGGGCCTGAATCCCAACAACGATGGCAAAGTCATCCACCTCAACTTGCCTCCGCTCACGGAAGAGCGCCGCCGTGACCTTGTGAAACAGATGCACCATCGCCTTGAAGAAGCCCGCATCGCTGTCCGCAACATCCGCAGGGATGTACACAACGACATGCGCGAATTTGAAAAGGAAAAACTCGTTTCAGAGGATGATTTGGAACGTGGCGAAGAAGCCCTTCAGAAACTGACCGATAAGTACGTGGAAGAAGTCGCTGAACACGGCAAGAAAAAAGAAGCAGAAATCATGGAAGTGTAA
- a CDS encoding UMP kinase — protein MSQFKYKRILLKLSGEAMGGEAGFGIDVDEAEAIAKRIKDVHETGLEIAVVIGAGNLWRGKQGLERGMDRSTADYMGMLATVMNAMALMDALERDGVYTRVMSAIEMRAIAEPYIRRRATRHLEKGRVVIFGAGTGNPFFSTDTAAALRATEIDAEVVIKATKVDGVYDSDPKKNPNAVKFDELKYIDVINRGLEVMDKTAVIHCMENKIPILVVNLWDPNALLSALRGEAVGTIVRD, from the coding sequence ATGAGTCAATTCAAATATAAACGTATTCTCTTGAAGTTGAGTGGTGAGGCAATGGGCGGCGAAGCGGGCTTTGGCATCGACGTGGACGAGGCCGAAGCCATTGCCAAGCGCATCAAGGACGTCCATGAGACTGGACTGGAAATTGCCGTTGTGATCGGGGCTGGTAACCTGTGGCGCGGCAAACAGGGCTTGGAACGCGGTATGGACCGTTCCACAGCCGATTATATGGGCATGTTGGCTACAGTGATGAATGCCATGGCCTTGATGGATGCCCTCGAACGAGATGGCGTGTATACGCGTGTGATGTCGGCCATTGAGATGCGAGCTATTGCTGAGCCGTATATTCGTCGTCGTGCCACCCGTCACCTTGAAAAGGGACGTGTGGTCATCTTTGGCGCCGGGACGGGGAATCCGTTCTTTTCGACCGATACAGCCGCCGCTTTACGTGCGACCGAGATCGATGCGGAAGTGGTCATTAAGGCCACAAAAGTGGATGGCGTGTACGACTCTGATCCGAAGAAAAATCCGAATGCTGTAAAGTTTGATGAACTGAAATATATTGATGTGATCAATCGCGGTTTGGAAGTGATGGACAAGACCGCTGTCATTCATTGTATGGAAAATAAGATCCCCATTCTGGTTGTCAACCTGTGGGATCCGAATGCCCTTTTATCTGCACTCCGGGGTGAGGCTGTAGGAACCATCGTCCGCGATTAG
- the tsf gene encoding translation elongation factor Ts, producing the protein MEITTEMIKELRAATNAGVLDCRKALTEAGGDYQKAVDWLREKGMATAAKRADRDASQGVVELYSHGGGRVGVMVEVNCETDFVARSEKFRELAHELALQIAASAPRYLKAEDIPASVLEHESEIARTRAKEEGKPEAIHEKIVQGRLEKFKDEVVLSRQAYIRDESVTVEKLILQAVAAIGENIIVRRFQRWELGESLDN; encoded by the coding sequence ATGGAAATCACGACTGAAATGATCAAAGAATTGCGCGCCGCTACCAATGCAGGCGTGCTGGATTGCCGTAAGGCACTGACCGAAGCTGGCGGTGACTATCAAAAGGCTGTGGATTGGCTCCGCGAAAAAGGCATGGCCACTGCGGCCAAGCGCGCTGACCGCGATGCTTCACAAGGCGTTGTAGAACTGTACTCACATGGCGGTGGCCGCGTGGGTGTGATGGTCGAAGTGAACTGCGAGACCGACTTTGTGGCGCGTTCAGAGAAGTTCCGCGAATTGGCTCACGAACTTGCCTTACAGATCGCCGCATCTGCGCCTCGCTACCTCAAGGCTGAGGATATCCCTGCTTCTGTTTTGGAACATGAATCGGAAATTGCCCGTACTCGTGCAAAAGAGGAAGGCAAGCCCGAAGCCATTCATGAGAAGATCGTTCAGGGCAGGCTTGAGAAGTTCAAGGATGAGGTCGTGCTTTCCCGTCAGGCTTACATCCGCGATGAATCTGTCACTGTGGAGAAGTTGATCCTTCAAGCAGTGGCCGCCATCGGCGAGAACATAATTGTGCGCCGCTTCCAGCGATGGGAGCTAGGCGAAAGTTTGGATAATTAA
- the rpsB gene encoding 30S ribosomal protein S2, with the protein MAVISMKALLESGVHFGHRTNKWDPRMKPYIFTERNGIHIIDLQQTSKLLNQAYNVIRDTVAAGGTILFVGTKRQAQETIAEEAVRCGMPFVTERWMGGILTNWNTMHARVQEMERLEKMRDNSELGHLTKKEGLLVGREIIRLQTRLEGLRTMKRRPDLLFIIDVGREYSAVHEANLLNIPIVALVDTNCNPQNVDYVIPSNDDAIRAIKLLVAKIADAVLEGKASRKDDEMEARDQALEAPAEKSARKPARRVELNEELEEGDLLGQSTLAKLNATHDETTVAGTDAPAAE; encoded by the coding sequence ATGGCTGTTATTTCTATGAAAGCCCTGCTTGAGAGCGGTGTTCACTTTGGGCACCGAACCAATAAGTGGGACCCCCGTATGAAACCGTACATCTTCACAGAGCGTAACGGTATTCACATCATTGACCTGCAACAGACTTCGAAGTTGTTGAACCAGGCCTACAATGTGATTCGTGACACTGTGGCCGCTGGCGGTACCATTCTGTTCGTCGGCACCAAGCGCCAGGCGCAGGAAACGATCGCTGAAGAGGCTGTCCGCTGCGGTATGCCTTTTGTGACCGAGCGCTGGATGGGTGGTATTCTCACGAACTGGAATACGATGCACGCCCGCGTTCAGGAAATGGAACGCCTTGAGAAGATGCGCGATAACAGTGAGCTCGGACACCTGACCAAGAAGGAAGGTTTGTTGGTTGGGCGCGAGATCATTCGTTTGCAGACTCGTTTGGAAGGCTTGCGCACCATGAAGCGCCGCCCTGACCTGCTGTTCATCATCGATGTAGGTCGTGAGTATTCCGCTGTGCATGAAGCCAACTTGCTCAACATCCCGATCGTTGCTTTGGTGGATACAAACTGCAACCCCCAAAACGTGGACTATGTGATTCCTTCCAATGATGACGCGATCCGCGCCATCAAGCTGTTGGTCGCCAAAATCGCTGATGCGGTTCTTGAAGGCAAAGCCTCCCGCAAGGATGACGAGATGGAAGCCAGAGATCAGGCGCTGGAAGCTCCTGCAGAGAAGTCTGCTCGCAAGCCTGCCCGCCGTGTTGAACTTAATGAAGAATTAGAAGAAGGCGATCTGCTCGGTCAATCCACACTGGCCAAGTTGAACGCTACACATGATGAAACTACTGTCGCTGGGACAGATGCCCCTGCTGCTGAGTAA
- the dnaA gene encoding chromosomal replication initiator protein DnaA, whose protein sequence is MNAEQAWQSVLGQLQMEMPRASFDTWVRDTKPVSYNEGTLTIGVRNAYARDWLESRLASTVNRLLVGILNSTVDVSFIVHGNEIERIVDEAPSSIREASIQAAPKAVDSYEAPSRNSRMNPRYIFDAFVVGSGNRLAHAACLAVAEKPARAYNPLFLYGGVGLGKTHLLHAIGNACQMRGLQVLYVSSEEFTNDLITAIRTHTTQAFREKYRSMDVLLVDDIQFIAGKESTQEEFFHTFNTLHGQDKQIIVSSDRPPKALITLEERLRSRFEWGLTADIQPPDLETRLAILRTKAERTGRNVPNEVLGLIAERVQSNIRELEGALNRILAFADLSGSSLTPDLVEVALADLLPQRSDVEPEKIIELVAREWQTTVDLLLGRDRSQKIAQPRQVAMYLLRKETNASLPQIGEALGGRDHTTVMYAIEKIANEIETKTDLRRRVVSVKQQLYGQAAVI, encoded by the coding sequence ATGAACGCTGAACAAGCATGGCAATCAGTACTTGGACAACTTCAAATGGAAATGCCACGCGCCTCCTTCGATACATGGGTTCGGGATACCAAGCCCGTTTCCTATAATGAAGGAACCCTCACCATCGGGGTACGCAATGCATATGCCCGAGATTGGCTTGAAAGCCGTCTCGCAAGTACCGTGAACCGTTTGCTTGTCGGCATTCTTAATTCCACTGTGGACGTGAGCTTTATCGTTCATGGAAATGAAATCGAGCGGATCGTGGACGAGGCGCCTTCTTCTATTCGAGAAGCCTCGATTCAGGCCGCCCCGAAGGCTGTTGATTCTTACGAAGCGCCTTCCCGTAACTCACGCATGAATCCGCGCTATATTTTTGACGCGTTCGTCGTGGGTTCTGGCAATCGTTTGGCGCATGCGGCCTGTCTTGCGGTCGCTGAGAAGCCTGCACGTGCCTACAATCCGCTTTTCTTGTATGGGGGAGTGGGACTCGGCAAGACCCATTTGCTTCACGCCATCGGGAATGCCTGTCAGATGCGTGGTTTGCAGGTCTTGTATGTGTCTTCTGAAGAATTCACGAACGATCTGATCACTGCCATCCGCACGCACACCACCCAGGCTTTTCGTGAGAAGTATCGTTCAATGGATGTGCTTCTGGTGGACGATATTCAGTTCATTGCCGGCAAGGAATCCACGCAGGAAGAGTTTTTCCATACCTTCAATACGCTTCACGGACAGGATAAGCAGATCATTGTTTCTTCTGACCGCCCGCCCAAGGCCTTGATCACGCTCGAAGAACGCCTGCGCTCCCGCTTTGAGTGGGGGTTGACTGCTGATATCCAACCGCCTGACCTTGAAACCCGCCTTGCGATCCTTCGCACAAAGGCGGAACGGACAGGACGCAATGTGCCCAATGAAGTGTTGGGCTTGATCGCTGAACGCGTGCAATCAAATATCCGTGAGTTGGAAGGCGCTTTAAACCGTATTCTCGCGTTTGCTGATTTAAGCGGCTCGTCCCTGACGCCTGACCTTGTGGAAGTGGCCCTTGCGGACCTGCTTCCGCAACGCAGTGATGTGGAGCCCGAAAAGATCATCGAGTTGGTAGCCAGAGAGTGGCAGACCACGGTTGACCTGCTCCTCGGGCGTGACCGCTCCCAAAAGATCGCTCAGCCGCGTCAGGTTGCCATGTACCTTTTGCGCAAAGAGACGAATGCATCTCTTCCACAGATCGGTGAGGCGCTTGGTGGACGTGACCACACCACTGTCATGTATGCCATCGAAAAGATCGCCAACGAGATCGAAACAAAAACAGATTTGCGAAGGCGGGTGGTAAGTGTCAAACAGCAGTTATATGGTCAGGCCGCTGTGATTTAG